One region of Cyanobacteriota bacterium genomic DNA includes:
- a CDS encoding response regulator produces the protein MSSAKKLKLLVVDDEPDNLDLLYRTFRRDFNVLRAESGMMALEILRQEGEVAVIISDQRMPEMKGTEFLSKTVPEFPDTMRIILTGFTDVEDLVEAINSGQVYKY, from the coding sequence ATGAGTTCAGCCAAAAAGCTCAAACTGCTTGTTGTAGATGATGAACCAGATAACCTCGATTTGCTATACCGCACATTTCGACGAGACTTTAATGTACTTAGGGCTGAAAGCGGCATGATGGCTCTGGAGATTCTACGGCAAGAAGGCGAAGTAGCTGTAATTATCTCTGACCAACGGATGCCCGAAATGAAGGGAACTGAGTTCTTGAGCAAGACTGTGCCAGAGTTTCCTGACACGATGCGAATCATTTTGACGGGCTTTACGGATGTTGAAGACTTGGTAGAAGCTATCAACTCCGGGCAGGTGTATAAGTAC